The following are from one region of the Apium graveolens cultivar Ventura unplaced genomic scaffold, ASM990537v1 ctg5931, whole genome shotgun sequence genome:
- the LOC141702932 gene encoding uncharacterized protein LOC141702932, which produces MVTEAAMMMKFFDTPDEPQGRGSRLGKFASYDTRVWNTFFGVPGAQNDINVLGQSPVFDKVIAGNIPTLIFHVNGKRYNNAYYLADGIYPRYSTFKHEAYRKDVERCFGILQSRWAILRHGARMHKRSTLKSITMTCIILHNMIGEDEFVEEEFVEPVEEDLRNPLASQVYDGPLDSNGVRIPFALVERNGRNQQAFWDRIENLESAYIHTMLQNDLVEHNWAMEANH; this is translated from the exons ATGGTGACTGAAGCGGCAATGATGATGAAGTTCTTCGATACTCCAGATGAACCACAAGGACGGGGCTCACGTCTTGGAAAAT TCGCTTCTTACGACACTCGGGTTTGGAACACTTTTTTCGGTGTTCCTGGAGCTCAAAATGATATTAACGTTCTGGGCCAGTCTCCTGTGTTTGATAAAGTCATCGCAGGAAATATCCCAACATTGATATTTCACGTCAATGGAAAAAGATACAATAATGCTTATTACCTTGCTGATGGAATTTATCCTAGGTATTCAACATTT AAACATGAGGCCTATCGCAAAGATGTAGAGAGGTGTTTTGGTATATTACAATCTCGATGGGCTATTCTTCGTCATGGTGCTCGGATGCATAAGCGTTCCACACTTAAAAGCATCACGATGACTTGCATCATCTTGCATAACATGATAGGCGAGGATGAATTTGTTGAAGAAGAATTTGTAGAGCCAGTAGAAGAAGATTTAAGAAATCCATTAGCATCACAGGTTTATGATGGGCCACTAGATAGTAATGGAGTTCGAATTCCTTTTGCACTAGTAGAAAGAAATGGAAGAAATCAACAAGCATTTTGGGATCGTATTGAGAACTTGGAATCAGCTTATATTCATACAATGCTTCAAAATGATTTGGTGGAGCACAACTGGGCAATGGAAGCCAATCATTAA